Genomic window (Saccharothrix australiensis):
CGCATGATGGCCGCCGACCCGGTGACGTGGCGGGCGGTGACCGAGCCCGACGGGTACACCGGCTGGTGGCTGGCGCGGTACGCGGCGTTCGACGGCGCGCCGCCGCGCGCGTGGCGGCTGCCGGACGCGGTCGGGCTGGACGGCCTCTACGACGTGGTGCCGGACGTGGACCTGCCGCCGCACGTGCTCGCGGCGGCCGGTGTGCGGACGACCTTGGCGGTGCTGGACGAGGACGACGTCGCCGACCTGCTGGACCGCCTGGGCGACCCGGACCGCGCGCTGTCCGACGCCCTGGTGCTGCGCGTGCACGCGGCCCTGGCCGAGGTGGCGGACGCGGTGAGCGTCGAACCACCCGATCGGGTCCGGGTGCTGACCGGGCGGGCCGTGCCCGCCGACGACGTGGTGGTGCTGGACCTGCCGTGGCTGCTGGGCGTCCTGCCCGGCGCCAGGGTGCTGGCCGCCGAGGGGGCGGCGGAGGCGCTGGCCGAGCTGCTGGCGCTGCCCCTGGCCTCGGAGGAGGTCGACGGCGAGGTGGTCGGCGAGGGCGACGAGGTCGTGTGGTCCGAGCTGGGCGCGGTGCGCCTGGCGTGCGAGCTGCTGGGCGTCGAGCTGCCCGCCACGCCGGTGGTCGTGCACGACGAGCTGGTGGTCGCCGCCGACGGCGAGGAGCACGAGGTGTCCTGGTGGGTGGCCGACGGCGTGCCGCACGCCGCCGACACGCCGGAGGGCCTGGCGCGGGCGCTGGCGTGGTCGGCCGGCCGCTGGGCCGACCGGCACACGTTCGCGGCGCTGATCACCGACCCGACGCCCACCGTCCTGCTGGGCTGACGGCGCGCGTCCGGGCGCTACTCGACCAGGCCCTGCTGGGCCGTGCGGGAACCCCGGCGGGCGGCCGAGCGCTGCCACCGGAAGATGCCGTAGCCGAGCAGCCCGAGCCCGCCGCCGGACAGGCACGTCCACAGCAGCGTGGTCCGCTCGCGGAAGAACAGCAGCACCACGAGGAACGCGAGGAACCACAACGCCGTGCCGCCGGCGATCGCGGGCACCGGGTCGGCCAGCCGCGCGGGCAGCGGCGGCGGGGCGGGCGGCGATTGGGTCTGTTCGGCCACGTCAGGCAGGCTACCCGCCGGGGCGTCGGCGCGGCGCGCGCCGAAGCGCCCCGGCAGGACCGACCACCCCGGACCACAAGGGAGACGACATGGCCACGAAGGCCGCCGGCCTGGACGGCTTCTTCAAGATCTCCGAGCGCGGCTCCACGCTCGGCCGCGAGGTGCGCGGCGGAGTCGTCACCTTCGTCACGATGGCCTACATCATCGTCCTGAACCCGCTGATCCTCGGCAGCTTCGCGGCCGACGACCCGTCGGCCAAGAAGGACCTGCTCGGCGCGATCCTGCCCGTCTCGCAGGTGGCCGCGGTCACCGCGCTGGTGGCGGGCGTGCTGACGATCCTCTTCGGACTGGTCGCGAACTACCCGTTCGGGCTGGCGGCGGGGTTGGGCATCAACTCGTTCCTGGCGGTCACCATCGCGCCGCAGATGACGTGGCCCGAGGCGATGGGCCTGGTGGTGGTCAACGGCGTCGTGGTGCTGCTCCTGGTGGTCACCGGGGTGCGCACGGCGGTGTTCAACGCGGTGCCGCCGGAGCTGAAGGCCGCGATCGCGGTCGGCATCGGGTTGTTCATCTGCTTCATCGGCCTGGTGGACGCGGGGTTCGTGCGGCGCGTCCCGGACGCGGCGGGCACGACCGTCCCGGTAGGACTGGGCATCAACGGCTCGATCGCGTCGTGGCCGACGCTGGTGTTCGTGGTCGGGCTGCTGCTCACCGGCGTCCTGGTGGCGCGCAGGGTGAAGGGCGCGATCCTGATCGGCGTGCTCGGGTCGACCGCGCTGGCGATCGCGCTGGAGGCGGTCGTCCAGGCCGGGCCGTCGAAGGGCGTTCACCCGGAGGGGTGGAACCTCGGCTACCCGGCGCTGCCCTCGCAGGTGTTCGGCCTGCCGGACCTGTCGCTGCTGGGCGACGTGTCGTTCGGCGCGTGGACGCGGGTGCCCGCCCTGACCGCCGCGCTGCTGGTGTTCACGCTCGTCCTGACGGACTTCTTCGACACCGTCGGCACCATGACCGGCCTGGGCAAGGAGGCCGACCTGATCGACAAGGACGGGCAGCTCCCCGGCGTGAGCAAGGCGCTGTTCGTGGACGGCCTGGGGGCGGTGGCCGGCGGCGCGGCCTCGGCCTCGTCGAACACGGTCTTCGTCGAGTCGGCGGCGGGCATCGCGGAGGGCGCGCGGACCGGCCTGGCGAACGTGGTCACCGGCCTGCTCTTCCTGGCGGCGATGTTCCTCACCCCGCTGTACTCGATCGTGCCGGTGGAGGCGGCGGCGCCCGCGCTGGTGATCGTCGGCGCGCTGATGATCGCGCAGGTGCGGGAGATCGACTTCGGCGACTTCTCGGTGGCGCTGCCCGCGTTCCTGACGATCGTGGTGATGCCGTTCACGTACTCGATCGCCAACGGCATCGGGGCGGGCTTCGTGAGCTACGTGCTGCTGCGGGCGTTGACCGGGCGGGCGCGCAGCGTGCACCCGTTGCTGTGGGTGGTGTCGGCGGCGTTCGTCGTGTACTTCGCGATCGAGCCCGTGCGCGCGGTGCTGGGCGGGTGACGGACGGGACCGGCGGTGATGGGCAAGTTCACACGATGGGTGCAGAGATCGTGAGGTATGCTAACTACGTGGCGGAGATCGACGCGGAACGGGGACTGGCCAGCCGGCTGCGGCTCGCCGTGGTCCGCTTGAACCGGAGGCTCCGCGCGCAACGGGTGAACTCGGCGATCTCGCTGACCCAGGTCTCGGCGCTGTCCACGCTGCACAAGTGCGGACCGCTGACGCCGGGCGAGCTGGCGGCCAAGGAAGGCGTGCAGCCGCCGTCGATGACGCGGGTCATCGCGGCGCTGGAGGAGTACGGGTTCGCCACCCGCCGCCCGCACCCCACCGACGGCAGGCAGGCCATCGTGGAGCTGAGCGAGGCGGGCAACAGCTACATCCAGGAAGAGGTGTCGGCGCGCGAGGCGTGGCTGGACAAGCGGCTCGCCGAGCTGACACCGGAGGAACGGGGCGTGCTGTCGCGCGCCGCCGAGATAATCGACAGGAT
Coding sequences:
- a CDS encoding DUF2530 domain-containing protein gives rise to the protein MAEQTQSPPAPPPLPARLADPVPAIAGGTALWFLAFLVVLLFFRERTTLLWTCLSGGGLGLLGYGIFRWQRSAARRGSRTAQQGLVE
- a CDS encoding NCS2 family permease: MATKAAGLDGFFKISERGSTLGREVRGGVVTFVTMAYIIVLNPLILGSFAADDPSAKKDLLGAILPVSQVAAVTALVAGVLTILFGLVANYPFGLAAGLGINSFLAVTIAPQMTWPEAMGLVVVNGVVVLLLVVTGVRTAVFNAVPPELKAAIAVGIGLFICFIGLVDAGFVRRVPDAAGTTVPVGLGINGSIASWPTLVFVVGLLLTGVLVARRVKGAILIGVLGSTALAIALEAVVQAGPSKGVHPEGWNLGYPALPSQVFGLPDLSLLGDVSFGAWTRVPALTAALLVFTLVLTDFFDTVGTMTGLGKEADLIDKDGQLPGVSKALFVDGLGAVAGGAASASSNTVFVESAAGIAEGARTGLANVVTGLLFLAAMFLTPLYSIVPVEAAAPALVIVGALMIAQVREIDFGDFSVALPAFLTIVVMPFTYSIANGIGAGFVSYVLLRALTGRARSVHPLLWVVSAAFVVYFAIEPVRAVLGG
- a CDS encoding MarR family winged helix-turn-helix transcriptional regulator; the encoded protein is MGAEIVRYANYVAEIDAERGLASRLRLAVVRLNRRLRAQRVNSAISLTQVSALSTLHKCGPLTPGELAAKEGVQPPSMTRVIAALEEYGFATRRPHPTDGRQAIVELSEAGNSYIQEEVSAREAWLDKRLAELTPEERGVLSRAAEIIDRMAGQ